From Acidimicrobiia bacterium:
GACCTCCGCGATGGAGACACCGATGACGTGGGCGCAGCCCTCCGAGCCGGAGTCCCCACCCCCGCACGCCGCGGCGGCGAGCGTCAACACGGCGAGCACGGCCCGCCTCACGCCTCGCCCTTCACCCTGAACTGGGTGCGGTACAGCCTGGCGTAGAGGCCGCCGAGCGCCAGGAGCTCACCGTGGTCACCGCTCTCGACGAGCCTCCCTTCGTCGAACACGAGGATCCTGTCCGCCGAGAGGATCGTGGACAACCGGTGCGCGATGACGAGAGACGTGCGGCCCTTCATGACCCTCTCGAGCGCCTCTTGGATGAGGGCTTCGGACTCGGCGTCGAGGTGTGACGTCGCCTCGTCGAGGATGAGGATCTGGGGGTCCTTGAGGATGACCCTGGCGATCGCCATCCGCTGTTTCTCACCGCCCGACAGGCGGTAGCCTCGCTCGCCGACCACCGTCTGGTAGCCGAGCGGAAGGCGCTCGATGAAATCGGCGATGTTGGCCGCCGTCGCCGCCGCCCTCAGTTCCGCCTCGGTGGCGTCGGCCTTGGCGTACGAGAGGTTCTGGGCGATGGTGTCGTGGAAGAGGTACGTCTCCTGGGTGACGACCCCGACGCTGTGCGCCAGCAGGTCGAGGGGATACTCCCTGACGTCCCGACCGTCGATCCGCACGACTCCGCTCGTGGCGTCATAGAGCCTCGGCACCAGGTACGTCGTGGTCGTCTTGCCCGCTCCGCTCGGACCGACGAGGGCGACGAGCTCGCCCGGGGCGATGTGGAACGAGACGTCGCGCAGCGCGTACATGTCTGCGGGTGACCTCGTCGCCGCCTGCTCCTCGGTCATCGACGACCAGCCGTAGCGCCGCACCGAGTCGAGGCCGGACGATGCGGCGCCATATGAGAAGGTCACCGAGTCGAACTCGACGTCCCCCTCGATGGCGGCAACGGCGACAGGGCGCAGAGGCTCGGCGATGTCGTGGGGCAACTCGAGCACCTCGAACACCCGCTCGAACGAGACGAGTGACGTCACGAACTCGACGCGGGCGTTCGTGAGGGCGGAGAGCGGGCCGTAGAGGTTCCCGAGGAGCATCGAGAGGGCGACGATGTCTCCCGTCGTGAGCGTGCCGTTGATGACCATGGCGGCGCCGAGCCAGAACACGAGGGCGGTACCGAGCGCAGACATGACACCGAGCGCCATGAAGAACCAGCGGCCGATGGTTGCCTGGCGCACGCCGAGGTCGCGCACGCTGGCGGCCCTGCCGGCGAACTTCGCCTCTTCGAAGCCGATCCGCCCGAAGAGCTTCACGAGGAGGGCGCCCGACACGCCGAGGGTCTCCTGCATGTGGGCGCTCATCTTGGCGTTGTTCTCCATCTGCTCCCGGCTGATCGTGCGGAGCATGCGCCCGACCCTCCGGGACGACAGGATGAAGAGCGGGAGGATGGCGATCGCCAACAGCGTCAGCCGCCACTCGAGGCGCAGCATGACGACGACCGTGATCACGACGGCGACGAGGTTCGACACGAGGGTCACGAAGGTCCCCGTCACGGCGGACTGGG
This genomic window contains:
- a CDS encoding ABC transporter ATP-binding protein — protein: MLATIVVISGLTTVQPLLIRSLLDRAIPEGDLGLVTWLGVGMVAVPVVSGAVGVLQRWASASMGEGIIFDLRRQLYGHLQRMSLGFFTATRTGELMSRLNSDVVGAQSAVTGTFVTLVSNLVAVVITVVVMLRLEWRLTLLAIAILPLFILSSRRVGRMLRTISREQMENNAKMSAHMQETLGVSGALLVKLFGRIGFEEAKFAGRAASVRDLGVRQATIGRWFFMALGVMSALGTALVFWLGAAMVINGTLTTGDIVALSMLLGNLYGPLSALTNARVEFVTSLVSFERVFEVLELPHDIAEPLRPVAVAAIEGDVEFDSVTFSYGAASSGLDSVRRYGWSSMTEEQAATRSPADMYALRDVSFHIAPGELVALVGPSGAGKTTTTYLVPRLYDATSGVVRIDGRDVREYPLDLLAHSVGVVTQETYLFHDTIAQNLSYAKADATEAELRAAATAANIADFIERLPLGYQTVVGERGYRLSGGEKQRMAIARVILKDPQILILDEATSHLDAESEALIQEALERVMKGRTSLVIAHRLSTILSADRILVFDEGRLVESGDHGELLALGGLYARLYRTQFRVKGEA